The Pyrus communis chromosome 2, drPyrComm1.1, whole genome shotgun sequence genome includes a window with the following:
- the LOC137726990 gene encoding uncharacterized protein, producing MKLDGDNVLHLAASSCSKSQCQSVLKILIDLCRDSTTGAKRRSLIRVQNMDGNNALHQVSVSGSVEAAKFLVREFNEPVAVSTGEENNDALPLLRTRNHLGETPLYKAATVGHTELVKFYLKTLKDQEKYKEIDCSLVATVLLFSRTNERRTWIDKPSIVSPNGNCLCLPVGEDVDTLTPDQYDAERGMDSDHLRQSTDSTHHQDDVESGHLRQSMDSTRHQDDVGSGMDTNHPRQSIFRKKLAEIMQDGIIYRIWKDKKNKKSLKKLIRLLVKSDSSWFSTDKQKQRRTISLGSWNELIDGDEGGEKGKPIAEETESDKTNDYDGGDIKKEATIKEILEQYPQAVEHVNENEHNILHLAIKYRQKKIFDLIKSNLIVMSKLSKRIDRDGNTILHQAADRSYYSVSLLSQKLIGPAMQLQDELRWFQRVKEIVPPHYTIHHNKKDQTADELFNYWHDDLLEQAQKWVKETAQSWSTVAVLVATVVFAAAYTTPGGTNDQNGLPLFQNVPVFLLFTSMDVLAIASSLSSVAFFLSILSSPLEYPLFVSRIPTKVMAGFIFLFISMATTMLAFAATILLLIRVEKKWTKSLLYPIAFFPVPLFGLLQFPMYQSFRAMFHEITDWFFEPFFKPLLYFLGFRRSIWCKSKKHE from the exons ATGAAGCTGGACGGGGACAATGTACTTCACCTTGCGGCTTCTTCTTGCAGCAAATCACAATGCCAAAGTGttctcaaaattttgattgatttaTGCAGAGATTCAACCACCGGGGCCAAGAGACGGTCTTTGATCAGGGTTCAGAATATGGACGGAAACAATGCTCTTCATCAGGTGAGTGTGTCCGGCAGTGTGGAAGCGGCTAAGTTCTTGGTGAGGGAGTTCAACGAGCCTGTGGCAGTGAGTACTGGTGAAGAGAATAATGATGCGCTGCCGCTGCTACGGACTCGGAACCATTTAGGAGAAACTCCGCTCTACAAAGCCGCTACTGTCGGTCACACTGAATTGGTCAAATTTTACTTGAAAACACTGAAAGACCAGGAGAAGTATAAGGAAAT AGACTGCTCATTGGTTGCTACAGTCCTACTCTTTTCTAGGACAAATGAAAGACGAACATGGATTGACAAGCCTTCAATTGTTAGCCCAAATGGCAACTGCCTTT GCCTTCCTGTTGGAGAAGATGTGGACACACTCACACCAGATCAGTATGATGCGGAGAGAGGCATGGATAGCGACCATCTCCGTCAATCCACGGATAGCACCCATCATCAGGATGACGTGGAGAGCGGCCATCTCCGTCAATCCATGGATAGTACCCGTCATCAGGATGACGTGGGGAGCGGCATGGATACCAACCATCCCCGTCAATCCATCTTTCGGAAGAAACTTGCAG AAATCATGCAAGACGGCATAATCTACCGGATATGGAaggacaagaaaaataaaaaatcattaaagaaACTCATCAGATTGCTCGTCAAGTCGGACAGTTCTTGGTTTAGTACTGACAAGCAAAAACAAAGGAGGACCATTTCTCTGGGGTCATGGAATGAACTTATAGATGGTGATGAGGGAGGCGAAAAAGGAAAGCCAATCGCAGAAGAAACCGAATCGGACAAGACAAATGATTATGATGGAGGTGATATAAAAAAGGAAGCAACCATAAAG GAGATACTTGAGCAGTATCCTCAAGCAGTCGAGCATGTTAACGAAAACGAACACAACATTTTGCATCTGGCTATCAAGTACCGTCAGAAAAAGATCTTTGATCTCATCAAAAGCAATCTAATTGTGATGTCGAAGCTGAGTAAGAGGATAGACCGCGATGGAAACACCATATTGCACCAGGCTGCAGATAGGAGTTACTACTCTGTATCATTGTTGTCTCAAAAATTAATAGGCCCTGCCATGCAATTGCAAGATGAGCTGCGCTGGTTCCAG CGTGTAAAAGAGATCGTACCGCCTCATTACACCATTCACCACAACAAGAAGGATCAGACAGCGGATGAGCTGTTCAACTATTGGCATGACGATCTTCTGGAGCAAGCACAAAAATGGGTAAAAGAAACGGCTCAGTCATGGTCAACGGTGGCGGTGTTAGTGGCTACTGTAGTCTTTGCAGCTGCCTACACCACTCCCGGGGGCACTAATGACCAAAATGGCCTTCCTCTTTTCCAGAACGTTCCTGTCTTTTTGCTCTTCACTAGCATGGATGTTCTGGCCATCGCCAGCTCATTATCTTCTGTGGCATTCTTTCTCTCGATCCTCTCGTCCCCTCTCGAGTATCCACTTTTCGTTAGCAGGATTCCTACCAAGGTTATGGCAGGATTCATCTTTCTCTTCATCTCCATGGCCACAACTATGCTCGCCTTTGCTGCCACCATTTTGTTGTTGATTCGCGTCGAGAAGAAATGGACCAAGTCTCTACTTTACCCTATTGCCTTTTTCCCAGTCCCTCTATTCGGCCTGCTTCAGTTTCCTATGTACCAATCCTTTCGAGCCATGTTTCATGAAATTACTGACTGGTTTTTCGAACCCTTTTTCAAACCCTTACTCTACTTTCTTGGCTTTAGGAGATCAATATGGTGCAAGAGTAAGAAGCATGAATAA